The Vitis vinifera cultivar Pinot Noir 40024 chromosome 12, ASM3070453v1 genome has a segment encoding these proteins:
- the LOC100250466 gene encoding ABSCISIC ACID-INSENSITIVE 5-like protein 5 isoform X1, with translation MASSKVMASTASTNSDLPRQSSICSLTIAELQSDQNKNFGSMNMDDLLKNIYGDNLSPESFSTAAGNNGDGGGGGVGGVDEGGSLSRQGSFSLSRQGSFSLPKSVGNKTVDEVWKEIVAGNDQRRVGAGEALEEMTLEDFLAKAGAVREEDVRVQVMGGAGSYGVDAMMNGQFQAPQMQAQGVDGAMVAFGNGIDGRVTGAGRGKRRAVEEPVDKATQQRQRRMIKNRESAARSRERKQAYTVELESLVTHLEEENARLLREEAEQSKERYKQLMENLVPVVEKRRPPRVLRRVQSVLW, from the exons ATGGCGTCGTCGAAGGTGATGGCGTCAACGGCGTCGACAAATTCGGATCTGCCGCGCCAGTCATCTATATGTTCACTCACGATCGCGGAGCTCCAGAGCGATCAGAACAAGAATTTCGGGTCCATGAATATGGACGACCTGCTTAAGAACATCTACGGTGACAACCTCTCCCCGGAGAGTTTCTCGACGGCGGCGGGGAACAACGGAGATGGAGGCGGCGGGGGCGTGGGCGGGGTCGACGAGGGAGGGTCACTGTCGCGGCAGGGGAGCTTCTCGCTGTCGCGGCAGGGGAGCTTCTCGCTGCCGAAGAGCGTGGGGAACAAGACTGTGGATGAGGTGTGGAAGGAGATCGTGGCGGGGAATGATCAGAGGCGGGTGGGTGCAGGGGAGGCTCTGGAGGAGATGACTCTGGAGGATTTTCTGGCCAAGGCTGGGGCAGTGAGGGAGGAAGATGTGAGGGTTCAGGTAATGGGCGGAGCAGGGAGTTACGGTGTGGATGCGATGATGAACGGTCAATTTCAGGCGCCGCAGATGCAAGCGCAGGGTGTCGATGGGGCAATGGTGGCCTTTGGGAATGGCATTGATGGAAGAGTTACTGGCGCTGGAAGAGGAAAGAGAAGAGCGGTGGAGGAGCCGGTGGATAAGGCTACGCAGCAAAGGCAGCGGCGGATGATCAAGAACAGAGAATCGGCAGCCAGGTCCAGGGAGCGAAAGCAG GCTTACACAGTTGAGCTAGAGTCGCTGGTGACCCACCTGGAGGAGGAGAATGCACGGCTCTTAAGAGAGGAG GCTGAACAGTCTAAGGAGAGGTATAAGCAG TTGATGGAGAACCTGGTTCCAGTTGTGGAGAAACGAAGACCACCTCGTGTTCTTCGAAGAGTGCAGTCTGTTCTGTGGTAG
- the LOC100250466 gene encoding ABSCISIC ACID-INSENSITIVE 5-like protein 6 isoform X2: MASSKVMASTASTNSDLPRQSSICSLTIAELQSDQNKNFGSMNMDDLLKNIYGDNLSPESFSTAAGNNGDGGGGGVGGVDEGGSLSRQGSFSLSRQGSFSLPKSVGNKTVDEVWKEIVAGNDQRRVGAGEALEEMTLEDFLAKAGAVREEDVRVQVMGGAGSYGVDAMMNGQFQAPQMQAQGVDGAMVAFGNGIDGRVTGAGRGKRRAVEEPVDKATQQRQRRMIKNRESAARSRERKQAYTVELESLVTHLEEENARLLREEAEQSKERYKQEALKHLK; this comes from the exons ATGGCGTCGTCGAAGGTGATGGCGTCAACGGCGTCGACAAATTCGGATCTGCCGCGCCAGTCATCTATATGTTCACTCACGATCGCGGAGCTCCAGAGCGATCAGAACAAGAATTTCGGGTCCATGAATATGGACGACCTGCTTAAGAACATCTACGGTGACAACCTCTCCCCGGAGAGTTTCTCGACGGCGGCGGGGAACAACGGAGATGGAGGCGGCGGGGGCGTGGGCGGGGTCGACGAGGGAGGGTCACTGTCGCGGCAGGGGAGCTTCTCGCTGTCGCGGCAGGGGAGCTTCTCGCTGCCGAAGAGCGTGGGGAACAAGACTGTGGATGAGGTGTGGAAGGAGATCGTGGCGGGGAATGATCAGAGGCGGGTGGGTGCAGGGGAGGCTCTGGAGGAGATGACTCTGGAGGATTTTCTGGCCAAGGCTGGGGCAGTGAGGGAGGAAGATGTGAGGGTTCAGGTAATGGGCGGAGCAGGGAGTTACGGTGTGGATGCGATGATGAACGGTCAATTTCAGGCGCCGCAGATGCAAGCGCAGGGTGTCGATGGGGCAATGGTGGCCTTTGGGAATGGCATTGATGGAAGAGTTACTGGCGCTGGAAGAGGAAAGAGAAGAGCGGTGGAGGAGCCGGTGGATAAGGCTACGCAGCAAAGGCAGCGGCGGATGATCAAGAACAGAGAATCGGCAGCCAGGTCCAGGGAGCGAAAGCAG GCTTACACAGTTGAGCTAGAGTCGCTGGTGACCCACCTGGAGGAGGAGAATGCACGGCTCTTAAGAGAGGAG GCTGAACAGTCTAAGGAGAGGTATAAGCAG GAAGCATTGAAACATTTGAAATGA